In a genomic window of Mucilaginibacter sp. KACC 22063:
- a CDS encoding protein-disulfide reductase DsbD domain-containing protein — MRKLLSAIVVMMICAAAHAQILTPVKWSYAAKKVSANEYVIFMRATIDNGWHVYSQNVKDGGPVKTTFTFPKSKDYTLVGKTVEPTPVTKFENAFKMNVSYFEKEVVFQQRIKLNSAKAVVKGQLEYMTCNDKQCLPPEDVDFSVAVAK; from the coding sequence ATGAGAAAGCTATTATCAGCAATTGTGGTAATGATGATCTGCGCTGCAGCCCATGCACAAATTTTAACCCCGGTAAAATGGTCTTACGCGGCAAAAAAAGTAAGCGCCAATGAATACGTTATATTCATGCGAGCTACTATTGACAATGGCTGGCACGTTTACTCTCAAAACGTTAAAGATGGCGGCCCTGTAAAAACAACATTTACCTTCCCTAAATCAAAAGATTATACATTGGTAGGTAAAACCGTTGAGCCAACCCCGGTAACCAAATTTGAAAATGCATTTAAAATGAATGTTAGCTATTTTGAAAAAGAAGTAGTTTTTCAACAACGTATCAAATTAAATTCGGCTAAGGCGGTGGTTAAAGGCCAGTTAGAATACATGACCTGTAATGACAAACAATGCCTGCCGCCAGAGGATGTTGACTTTAGCGTAGCTGTTGCCAAATAA
- a CDS encoding biotin--[acetyl-CoA-carboxylase] ligase, translated as MSNSEPLPEGTVIMAEEQYAGRGQQQNKWFAEAGKNLTFSILLKPVFLRLHDQFFLTQVISLGVVKALENVTGLGIKIKWPNDIYYKDKKLGGILIENMVQGSKINNSVIGIGLNINQDYFPEHLPNATSLRQILQTNYDLTIILSEICRHVEAYYFKLKANKFTELKQEYLQYLYGLNESRVFTSNNETFNGTITSVTANGLLQVSTVAGLKEYNLKEIQFVIK; from the coding sequence TTGTCAAATTCTGAGCCATTGCCCGAGGGAACGGTCATAATGGCAGAAGAGCAATACGCCGGAAGAGGCCAGCAACAGAACAAATGGTTTGCAGAAGCTGGCAAAAACCTAACTTTCAGTATACTACTCAAGCCTGTTTTTTTACGTTTGCATGATCAATTCTTTTTAACACAGGTTATCAGTTTAGGAGTCGTTAAAGCGTTAGAAAACGTGACAGGTCTCGGAATAAAAATTAAATGGCCCAATGATATTTATTATAAGGATAAGAAACTTGGAGGTATACTGATTGAAAATATGGTGCAGGGCAGTAAGATCAATAACTCGGTTATTGGTATCGGCCTCAACATCAATCAGGATTATTTTCCGGAGCATCTTCCAAATGCTACTTCTTTAAGGCAGATATTACAAACAAATTATGATTTAACTATAATATTATCTGAAATTTGCCGTCACGTTGAGGCTTACTATTTTAAACTAAAGGCTAACAAGTTTACTGAACTAAAGCAGGAATACTTGCAATATTTATATGGTTTAAACGAAAGCCGCGTTTTTACGTCAAACAACGAGACCTTTAACGGTACAATTACCAGTGTAACAGCAAATGGCTTACTACAAGTAAGTACTGTGGCGGGTTTGAAAGAGTATAATTTGAAAGAAATACAATTTGTAATTAAATAA
- the rsfS gene encoding ribosome silencing factor, which produces MVKNKAINESAYLSEMAIHGMQEKKGNEIVRLDLRNIFSSVSDYFVICHADSGTQVKAIADSVEDEIFKATQQNPWRKEGFENAEWIVLDYIDVVIHIFKTDKREFYGVEDLWGDAEIKYYQSA; this is translated from the coding sequence ATGGTAAAAAACAAAGCGATAAATGAATCCGCTTATCTTTCCGAGATGGCCATACACGGCATGCAGGAAAAAAAGGGAAATGAAATTGTAAGATTAGATCTTCGAAATATATTCAGTTCGGTATCAGATTATTTTGTGATATGCCATGCCGACTCAGGAACCCAGGTTAAAGCTATTGCAGATAGTGTTGAGGATGAAATTTTTAAAGCCACACAACAAAATCCGTGGCGTAAAGAAGGATTTGAGAACGCCGAATGGATAGTACTGGATTATATCGATGTAGTAATACACATTTTTAAAACAGATAAACGCGAGTTTTACGGCGTGGAAGATCTGTGGGGTGATGCAGAAATTAAATATTATCAAAGCGCTTAA
- the ftsH gene encoding ATP-dependent zinc metalloprotease FtsH, with protein sequence MKDNKSDRPKNIRKISNKKITPKPPRFNIMWLYAIVIIALLVVPTILNSGGGKQISSQRFQNEMLKAHDVDKIVAYKDGDLVVGEVYIKKDSLQRKPQYADVRDQRSFNISSGPQYTITDASYESLKQTVASVEKDLPDSQKTPIQFTQHENLLSNWLVQGVIFMVLFAIVWLYIMRRMSGSGGGPGGQIFSIGKSKATLFDKEAQVNVTFNDVAGLQEAKEEVMEIVDFLKNPKKYTNLGGKIPKGALLVGSPGTGKTLMAKAVAGEAQVPFFSLSGSDFVEMFVGVGASRVRDLFRQAKDKAPCIIFIDEIDAIGRARGKNNIVGGNDERENTLNQLLVEMDGFGTDSGIIILAATNRPDVLDSALLRPGRFDRQISIDKPDLVGREQIFKVHLGPLKLAEEVDAKKLSAQTPGFAGAEIANVCNEAALIAARRDKPAVDMQDFQDAIDRVIGGLEKKNKIISPEEKRIVAYHEAGHAIAGWFLEHADPLVKVSIVPRGVAALGYAQYLPREQFLHTTEQLKDEMVVSMGGRVAEDIVFGKISTGALSDLERITKLAYAMVKIYGMNDKVGNLSFYDPQGEYQFNKPYSDTTAELIDAEVRVLIDAVYQRTKDLLNEKRAGLELLAAKLLEKEVLFQSDLEELLGKRPFDNRTAYDKFVNGEAALNPEVDNNAIPESVTNPQADRIDGQETKV encoded by the coding sequence ATGAAAGATAACAAGTCTGATAGGCCGAAAAATATTCGGAAAATCTCAAATAAAAAAATTACACCCAAACCGCCGCGTTTTAACATTATGTGGCTTTACGCCATTGTGATTATTGCCCTGCTGGTTGTTCCTACTATACTTAACAGCGGCGGCGGCAAACAGATCAGCTCGCAACGTTTCCAGAACGAAATGCTGAAGGCGCATGACGTTGATAAGATTGTTGCTTATAAAGACGGCGACCTTGTAGTAGGCGAAGTTTACATTAAAAAAGACAGCCTGCAGCGCAAGCCGCAGTATGCCGACGTGCGCGACCAGCGTTCATTTAACATTTCATCAGGCCCTCAGTATACCATTACTGATGCGTCTTACGAAAGCCTTAAACAAACCGTAGCCAGCGTAGAAAAAGACTTACCAGATTCGCAAAAAACACCTATTCAGTTTACACAGCACGAAAACCTGCTATCTAACTGGTTGGTACAGGGTGTAATATTTATGGTATTGTTTGCTATTGTTTGGCTATACATCATGCGCCGCATGTCGGGAAGCGGTGGCGGCCCAGGCGGACAGATCTTCAGCATCGGTAAATCAAAAGCTACTTTATTTGATAAAGAAGCGCAGGTTAACGTAACCTTTAATGATGTTGCCGGCTTGCAGGAAGCTAAAGAAGAGGTAATGGAAATTGTAGATTTCCTTAAAAACCCTAAAAAATACACCAACCTGGGTGGTAAAATTCCTAAAGGAGCTTTATTAGTAGGCTCGCCGGGTACAGGTAAAACCTTAATGGCCAAAGCTGTTGCCGGTGAGGCGCAGGTGCCATTCTTCTCGCTATCAGGTTCTGATTTCGTGGAGATGTTTGTGGGGGTAGGTGCATCACGCGTGCGCGACCTTTTCCGCCAGGCTAAAGACAAGGCACCATGTATCATCTTTATTGATGAGATTGATGCCATTGGCCGTGCCCGTGGTAAAAACAATATTGTAGGTGGTAATGATGAGCGCGAAAATACCCTGAACCAGTTACTGGTTGAGATGGATGGTTTTGGTACCGACTCTGGTATTATTATCCTTGCTGCTACCAACCGTCCAGACGTACTGGATTCTGCATTACTTCGTCCGGGACGTTTCGACAGACAGATTTCTATCGATAAACCAGATTTGGTTGGCCGTGAGCAGATTTTCAAAGTACACTTAGGCCCGTTAAAGCTTGCTGAAGAGGTTGACGCTAAAAAACTGTCAGCACAAACCCCTGGTTTTGCCGGTGCCGAAATTGCTAACGTTTGTAACGAGGCAGCGCTTATCGCAGCCCGCCGAGATAAACCGGCAGTTGATATGCAGGATTTTCAGGATGCTATTGACCGTGTAATTGGTGGTTTAGAGAAAAAGAACAAGATCATATCTCCTGAAGAGAAACGCATTGTAGCTTACCACGAAGCCGGCCACGCTATTGCAGGCTGGTTCCTGGAACATGCCGATCCACTGGTTAAGGTATCTATCGTGCCGCGTGGTGTTGCCGCTTTAGGTTATGCCCAGTATTTACCAAGGGAGCAGTTTTTACATACTACCGAGCAGTTGAAAGACGAAATGGTGGTATCAATGGGTGGCCGTGTTGCCGAGGATATTGTTTTCGGTAAAATTTCAACTGGTGCATTGAGCGATTTAGAGCGTATTACTAAACTGGCTTATGCCATGGTGAAAATCTACGGTATGAATGATAAGGTAGGTAACCTTTCGTTCTATGATCCGCAAGGCGAATATCAGTTTAACAAACCTTACTCTGATACTACGGCCGAACTGATTGATGCCGAGGTACGCGTACTAATTGACGCTGTTTATCAACGTACCAAAGATCTGTTGAACGAAAAACGCGCAGGCTTGGAGTTACTTGCTGCCAAATTATTGGAAAAAGAAGTATTATTCCAGTCTGACCTGGAAGAACTTTTAGGCAAGCGCCCATTTGATAACCGTACCGCATATGACAAGTTTGTTAACGGTGAAGCGGCGCTTAACCCTGAAGTTGATAACAATGCGATACCTGAATCGGTAACCAACCCACAGGCTGACCGTATTGACGGACAGGAAACCAAAGTTTAA
- a CDS encoding LutC/YkgG family protein, which translates to MSQNTTPKERLLKKIRKALLEKRDNPYPNLEEMPLYPPADEIPEVMFAEQLVAVAGQFVFCEDEIQFIENLLTLAEERNWHKIYCWEPALQDLLNTYEYPHYETDKDFEQAEVGLTLCEALIARNGSILVSNAQAAGRRLSIYPPVHIVLAYTSQLVVDLKDAFNLVKQKYNNQLPSMLSVVTGPSRTADIEKTLVLGAHGPKELFVFLLDG; encoded by the coding sequence ATGAGTCAAAACACAACCCCTAAAGAGCGTTTGCTGAAAAAGATACGCAAGGCATTATTAGAGAAACGGGATAATCCTTATCCTAATCTTGAGGAAATGCCGCTGTATCCCCCTGCAGATGAAATACCCGAGGTGATGTTTGCTGAGCAGCTGGTTGCAGTTGCAGGCCAGTTTGTGTTTTGTGAGGATGAGATCCAGTTTATTGAAAACCTGCTTACCCTGGCCGAAGAACGAAACTGGCATAAAATATACTGCTGGGAACCAGCTTTGCAGGATCTGTTAAATACCTACGAATACCCACACTACGAAACCGATAAAGATTTTGAACAGGCCGAGGTGGGTTTAACCCTTTGCGAAGCGCTTATTGCACGCAACGGCAGCATACTTGTTTCCAATGCTCAAGCGGCTGGTCGCAGGTTAAGCATTTATCCGCCTGTGCATATTGTATTGGCTTACACCTCGCAACTGGTGGTAGATCTTAAAGATGCTTTTAACCTGGTTAAGCAAAAATACAACAATCAACTTCCTTCTATGCTTTCGGTTGTTACCGGTCCAAGCCGTACTGCTGATATTGAAAAAACTTTGGTACTGGGCGCACATGGTCCTAAAGAGTTATTCGTTTTTCTCCTTGACGGGTAG
- a CDS encoding sensor histidine kinase encodes MKQKTDLKKLVRNALIHFAMVWSVLVFSFTARYAYDVALHGTGWQLNVDGTHTTVLQYFLLQATHHEYIVFFIAAFVIEACYKYLFKGLSFYWFAGVCILLGVAVFLSNLSRSARYYDLTNITDWIGPITLIAAYVLLYCLVRDYFYQRSYYKDLQLQHSNNQLNALKAQLNPHFLFNVLNYLYGTALKENALKTATGIDQLSDMMRYSLSGMQENFVPLSRELSFIQIYLLLQKERLPATNDIELSINIDDPQQELQIAPLILLPLIENAFKYGISLQQPCEVRLNISFEGNKLIMKVENTIIQDQAETTGNNIGIINTIKRLDLLYPKKYKYEQHTHNGFYNVLIKIDLDKVN; translated from the coding sequence ATGAAACAGAAAACCGACTTAAAAAAACTTGTGCGTAATGCACTCATTCATTTTGCAATGGTATGGAGTGTGTTAGTTTTTAGCTTCACCGCACGTTATGCTTATGATGTTGCCCTGCATGGTACTGGTTGGCAATTAAATGTAGACGGAACACATACTACAGTTTTACAATATTTTTTATTGCAGGCTACACATCACGAATACATCGTGTTTTTTATAGCTGCGTTTGTTATAGAAGCATGTTATAAATATCTTTTTAAAGGATTAAGTTTTTACTGGTTTGCCGGGGTTTGTATACTGTTAGGGGTAGCTGTATTTCTCAGCAACTTATCAAGATCCGCTCGTTATTATGATTTGACCAATATCACAGACTGGATAGGACCAATAACGTTGATAGCAGCTTATGTATTGCTTTATTGTTTAGTTCGCGATTATTTCTATCAGCGTTCTTACTACAAAGACCTTCAGTTACAACATTCAAACAACCAGCTTAACGCTTTAAAGGCACAGCTTAATCCACATTTTCTATTCAATGTACTTAATTATTTATATGGCACAGCTTTAAAAGAAAACGCATTAAAGACAGCTACAGGCATAGATCAATTGTCGGATATGATGCGATACTCTTTAAGCGGTATGCAGGAAAACTTTGTTCCGTTAAGCAGAGAACTATCCTTTATTCAAATCTACCTTTTGCTGCAAAAGGAAAGGCTACCAGCAACTAATGACATAGAATTAAGTATCAATATAGATGATCCTCAGCAAGAGCTGCAAATAGCCCCACTGATACTTTTACCACTCATTGAAAACGCTTTTAAATATGGCATCAGTTTGCAACAACCATGCGAGGTTCGTTTAAACATTTCATTTGAAGGCAATAAATTAATAATGAAAGTAGAGAACACCATTATCCAGGATCAGGCGGAAACCACTGGTAATAATATTGGCATTATTAATACTATAAAAAGGCTTGATTTACTTTATCCCAAAAAGTATAAATACGAGCAACATACACATAATGGCTTTTACAACGTGCTAATTAAAATTGATTTAGATAAAGTAAATTAG
- a CDS encoding LytR/AlgR family response regulator transcription factor, with protein sequence MIKAIAIDDEPVALEIIRMHADKIPFISLEASFVNAKEALQYIHQHTIQLVFMDISMPDISGLEMAEMLKNKCQIIFTTAYAEHALKGFELAAADYLLKPINFNRFLQACQQAENRINAPAIASEEKSLFVKDGYNWIQIRPENITYAQAQDNYVSIHEPNRRTLTRMTLVELLDRLPAGRFIRVHKSYAVALNKIDKIERHQLTINGENIPLSATYRDELTRILEP encoded by the coding sequence ATGATAAAAGCCATTGCCATTGATGACGAACCTGTAGCGCTTGAAATTATCAGGATGCATGCTGACAAAATCCCTTTTATCAGTTTAGAAGCTTCATTTGTGAATGCAAAAGAAGCGCTTCAATACATACATCAGCACACTATACAACTGGTATTTATGGATATCTCCATGCCGGATATATCCGGGCTTGAAATGGCTGAAATGCTAAAAAATAAATGCCAGATCATTTTTACTACTGCGTATGCCGAACATGCATTAAAAGGTTTTGAGCTGGCAGCTGCAGACTATCTTTTAAAACCAATAAATTTCAATCGTTTCTTGCAGGCATGCCAGCAGGCGGAAAACCGTATAAATGCTCCGGCTATTGCATCTGAAGAGAAAAGCTTGTTTGTAAAAGATGGTTACAATTGGATACAAATCAGACCAGAAAATATCACTTATGCACAGGCTCAGGATAATTATGTAAGCATTCATGAACCTAATCGCCGTACACTTACCCGCATGACGTTGGTGGAACTACTCGACAGATTGCCTGCGGGGCGTTTCATCCGGGTTCACAAATCATACGCGGTCGCGCTTAATAAAATTGACAAAATAGAAAGGCATCAGTTAACAATTAATGGCGAAAATATTCCGTTAAGCGCGACTTACAGGGATGAGCTAACCCGAATTTTAGAGCCATAA
- a CDS encoding S9 family peptidase, with protein sequence MRKLFTLVLIATCGTSFAQTTPKLTVEKIMRNPKWMGTSPTNIRWSDDGKKVYFDWNPEAADQNTLYSITPVNLKPTKVSIEERRDALPGNGTWNAKHTQKVYERNGDLYLIDIKGSKIKRLTNTADRESNPKFSGDESKIVFSKNENLYAQVLTTGEIIQLTNFTHSAAAPSVTGRRGNAGQQKANAQSGNEQERWLKAEQTELFDVIKEKKKEDKQEAAERKLMQPKKLREITVGDQSINGVQISPDNRFITYRLIKQADGARAGIVPNYVTESGFTEDIPNRTKVGAPQSSSETYIFDTQLDTVYKVSTKEIPGIKDLPDYIKDYPKELEERTKLNADRPVTILGPFWSSDSKNAVVIVTSQDNKDRWIMKLDAASGKLTLLDRQRDEAWIGGPGIGGGGYSAGNVGWIDNTHFYFQSEASGYSHIYVADVTSGAKKQLTSGNWEVQSLDLSNDKKHFYFTANMEHPGITHYYRIPISGGTPVKLTSMKGGNEVELSPDEKWLAIRYSYSNKPWELYLQANKPGAKAIKITKSTTAEFDAYAWRDPQLITFKNRYGKDVYARLYVPAYPDPSKPAVVFVHGAGYLQNVHYWWSQYFHEYMFNNLLTDVGYTVLDIDYTGSSGYGRDWRTGIYRHMGGKDLDDQVDGVKLLVDKYGVNPKHVGMYGGSYGGFMTLMAMFTTPDVFAAGAGLRSVTDWAHYNHGYTSDILNEPYNDEKAYRQSSPIYFANGLKGKLLLCHGMVDQNVNFQDIVRLTQRLIELHKENWSLAPYPVEDHGFVQPSSWTDEYKRIYNLFEETLKK encoded by the coding sequence ATGAGAAAACTTTTTACGCTTGTGCTTATCGCCACTTGCGGTACTTCTTTTGCCCAAACAACACCCAAGCTTACCGTTGAAAAAATAATGCGCAACCCAAAATGGATGGGGACGTCTCCAACCAACATCCGCTGGAGCGACGATGGCAAAAAAGTATATTTCGACTGGAACCCTGAAGCTGCCGATCAAAATACGCTATATAGCATCACACCAGTCAATTTAAAGCCTACAAAAGTAAGCATTGAAGAACGCCGCGATGCCCTACCAGGCAACGGAACATGGAATGCGAAACATACGCAGAAAGTTTACGAACGCAACGGCGATTTGTATCTCATTGATATCAAAGGCTCAAAAATAAAACGCCTTACTAATACAGCCGATCGCGAAAGTAACCCCAAATTCAGTGGGGATGAAAGCAAGATTGTTTTTTCCAAAAATGAAAACCTTTATGCGCAGGTTTTAACAACCGGCGAAATCATCCAGTTAACCAATTTTACGCATAGTGCTGCGGCACCTTCTGTCACAGGCCGCCGTGGTAATGCTGGTCAGCAAAAAGCTAATGCACAAAGTGGCAATGAGCAGGAACGCTGGCTTAAAGCAGAACAGACCGAACTGTTTGATGTAATTAAGGAAAAGAAAAAAGAGGATAAGCAGGAAGCAGCAGAGCGTAAACTGATGCAGCCTAAAAAGCTGCGCGAAATTACAGTCGGCGACCAATCTATTAATGGCGTACAGATCAGTCCTGATAATCGTTTCATTACTTATCGCTTAATAAAACAAGCCGATGGCGCACGCGCCGGTATTGTGCCAAACTATGTTACCGAATCAGGCTTTACCGAAGACATCCCTAACCGTACCAAGGTAGGCGCACCACAGTCAAGCTCTGAAACTTATATATTCGATACACAACTTGATACCGTTTACAAAGTATCCACTAAAGAGATTCCCGGTATTAAAGACCTGCCCGACTATATAAAAGATTACCCAAAAGAACTGGAAGAGCGTACCAAGCTTAATGCAGACCGTCCTGTTACCATCCTCGGCCCATTTTGGAGTAGTGACAGTAAAAATGCCGTTGTGATAGTCACTTCGCAGGATAACAAAGATCGCTGGATCATGAAACTCGATGCCGCATCAGGCAAACTTACCCTGCTCGACCGTCAGCGGGACGAGGCATGGATCGGCGGCCCCGGCATTGGCGGAGGTGGCTATTCGGCTGGCAATGTTGGCTGGATTGACAATACGCATTTCTATTTCCAAAGCGAAGCATCAGGATATTCACACATTTACGTAGCGGATGTAACCAGCGGGGCTAAAAAGCAGCTTACCAGCGGTAATTGGGAGGTACAAAGCCTTGATCTCTCAAACGATAAAAAACACTTCTATTTCACGGCCAATATGGAGCATCCGGGTATTACGCATTATTACCGTATACCTATAAGTGGCGGTACCCCGGTAAAACTAACCAGTATGAAAGGTGGTAACGAGGTAGAATTATCGCCCGATGAAAAATGGCTGGCCATCCGTTACTCTTACTCAAACAAACCTTGGGAACTTTATCTGCAAGCTAACAAACCCGGTGCAAAAGCGATTAAGATCACGAAATCAACAACGGCCGAATTTGATGCTTATGCATGGCGTGACCCTCAACTGATCACCTTTAAAAACCGTTATGGTAAGGACGTATATGCACGCCTTTATGTGCCTGCATATCCAGATCCATCCAAACCTGCCGTCGTGTTTGTGCATGGCGCCGGCTATCTGCAAAACGTACACTACTGGTGGAGTCAGTATTTTCATGAATATATGTTTAACAACCTGCTTACCGATGTAGGCTACACCGTATTGGATATTGATTATACTGGCAGCTCGGGCTATGGCCGCGACTGGCGTACAGGTATTTACCGCCACATGGGTGGTAAGGATCTGGATGACCAGGTTGATGGCGTAAAATTACTGGTTGATAAATATGGCGTAAACCCCAAACATGTTGGCATGTATGGCGGCTCGTACGGCGGGTTTATGACGCTTATGGCTATGTTCACCACACCTGATGTGTTTGCAGCCGGAGCAGGCCTAAGATCAGTTACCGACTGGGCGCATTATAATCATGGCTACACCTCTGACATCCTGAATGAACCCTATAACGATGAGAAAGCCTATCGCCAAAGCTCCCCAATTTATTTCGCAAACGGCTTAAAAGGCAAACTGCTGCTTTGCCACGGCATGGTTGACCAAAATGTAAACTTTCAGGACATTGTGCGCCTTACACAGCGTTTAATTGAACTGCATAAAGAGAATTGGTCGCTTGCGCCATACCCGGTAGAAGATCATGGATTTGTACAGCCCAGCAGCTGGACAGACGAGTATAAGCGTATCTATAACTTATTTGAAGAAACGCTGAAGAAGTAA
- a CDS encoding peroxiredoxin: protein MITIGQKFPAFNKKAVVSIEKGKEFEDITSDYLANEDNVWTVMFWWPKDFTFVCPTEIAEFNKSFGDFRDRDTRLIGASTDSEFVHLAWRNNHDDLRGLKFPMLADTSKSLAEELGILEPTEKIAYRATFIIDPQGIVRWVCVNDLNVGRNVKEVIRVLDGLQTDELCPCNWEKGQETLTA from the coding sequence ATGATAACAATCGGTCAAAAATTTCCGGCATTTAATAAAAAAGCTGTAGTAAGCATAGAAAAAGGTAAAGAGTTTGAAGATATCACTTCAGATTATTTGGCTAACGAAGACAACGTTTGGACCGTAATGTTCTGGTGGCCAAAAGATTTCACTTTTGTTTGCCCTACCGAGATTGCAGAATTTAACAAATCATTTGGCGATTTCCGCGACCGTGATACCCGTTTAATCGGTGCTTCTACCGACTCTGAATTTGTACACTTAGCCTGGAGAAACAACCACGATGATCTTCGTGGCCTTAAATTCCCAATGCTTGCTGATACTTCAAAATCTTTAGCAGAAGAATTAGGCATCTTAGAGCCAACTGAGAAAATTGCTTACCGTGCAACTTTCATCATCGATCCGCAAGGTATTGTACGCTGGGTATGCGTTAACGACCTTAACGTTGGCCGTAACGTTAAAGAAGTAATCCGTGTATTAGACGGCTTACAAACCGACGAGCTTTGCCCTTGCAACTGGGAAAAAGGCCAGGAAACTTTAACTGCATAA
- a CDS encoding carboxymuconolactone decarboxylase family protein gives MSETTDIIEELLEATGLDKNYRTDSIALLEKGESRYVRDLKLNFTSTLTSEHLSAKECGLLGLSIAVNNNNKPLTAFYTKFSEEQGATAAEIAEAVGCASLLASNNVFYRFRHFTQKEKYTQIPARIRMQLMMKPVTGKEFFELMSLAVSAVNGCEMCVNAHEDSLIKLGTTEERIFDAVRIASLVTATGKIVY, from the coding sequence ATGAGCGAAACCACAGATATTATTGAAGAACTATTAGAGGCTACCGGCCTTGATAAAAATTACCGTACCGATAGTATAGCGCTATTAGAAAAAGGCGAATCACGCTATGTACGCGACCTTAAGCTTAACTTTACAAGTACATTAACGTCAGAACACCTTAGCGCTAAAGAATGCGGTTTGCTGGGCTTATCTATTGCTGTAAACAACAATAACAAGCCGCTTACTGCATTTTACACTAAATTTTCGGAAGAGCAGGGCGCTACAGCGGCAGAAATTGCAGAAGCGGTAGGCTGTGCATCATTACTGGCATCAAACAATGTGTTTTACCGTTTCAGGCACTTTACCCAAAAGGAGAAGTATACACAGATACCGGCCAGGATACGCATGCAACTAATGATGAAGCCTGTAACAGGTAAAGAGTTTTTTGAATTGATGAGCCTTGCCGTATCGGCAGTTAACGGCTGCGAAATGTGTGTTAATGCACACGAAGACTCCCTGATTAAGTTAGGCACCACAGAAGAGCGCATTTTTGATGCCGTACGCATAGCATCGCTTGTTACAGCTACCGGCAAAATAGTTTATTAA